In Bacteroidales bacterium, a genomic segment contains:
- a CDS encoding AsmA family protein: MKKLIKVLAITLVVIFALIIALPFIFQGKIIRMVKAEINKSINARVDFGSASLSLIRSFPDFSLKLNKLVITGNQPFENDTLFHAEALRVILDVRSVFRGSPYEIKGVDLNTPVLSLLVLDDGSYNWDIVLPDEAIAEPDSEMLSEDPLVIDINELTLNSGRVLYNDRQMNFLMLLEGLDGSISGNLSTGLSDIHSEVTASDLIMIYEDVTYMSNVKVNYKGLFAVDMDKEYYTMRDTRLSLNDLGIDIEGGFGFVDDDITMDINFQSADKNFRSLLSLVPAIYARDFEKIKADGQFSLNGHVKGLYGDNSMPGFGLNLDVDGANFSYPDLPENVRDIYLITRIDNKTGDMDDTKIEVDRFDFTLAGNPVKSRFSLKTPVSDPEMDMTMIGKIDLASLSKVVPLGQDESLQGLLDFDASFAGKMSDIENARYNNVTANGFLVLSDLIYRSTAINLPLAIHRARMDFTPAFISLVNMDITIGKSNMETSGRIVNYLSYYLGEGYLKGNINLNSETLDLNELIAAMPEETELPADTLEAAYQIPDLPERIDFTMNARAKKIYYEAYELSNAVANITYKDQVIRFSPLVADMLAGNIEIRGVFDATDKTSGFFDMDFKITKFDIPMAYQSIGMLKLIAPVAEKASGTLSTGLKLRGRLDQDFNPKYETFLGSGNLQTSQLRIDSVEVMNQIATLLGNPDYKRMVTDGLSFAFDILKGSFFQKPFTINYGGTSTIIGGSVGFDQQINYDLVFQIPYDKFGTSANQAISSISDAAAKKGINISPGSHLNVNAKLTGSVTSPKIGLDYKSAASNIKTEIEGAVMQELEKQKEEVMKKVSEEADKILNEAQRQGDELISKAQVAADRIRSEATSAAETIISEAGIQAKRIEDEGKSRGMIAELAAKETAKRVRTEGDNSAQNVIKEADKRAADVMTEAQSQADEIMRRAREQVDTL; this comes from the coding sequence ATGAAAAAATTAATTAAAGTTCTTGCCATTACCTTAGTGGTAATCTTTGCGCTCATCATAGCGCTGCCTTTTATCTTCCAGGGGAAAATTATCCGTATGGTAAAAGCTGAGATCAACAAAAGCATTAATGCCAGGGTTGATTTTGGAAGCGCCAGTCTTAGCCTGATCAGAAGCTTCCCCGATTTCTCACTCAAGTTGAATAAACTTGTAATAACAGGAAATCAACCTTTTGAAAATGATACACTGTTCCACGCTGAGGCACTTCGGGTCATACTGGATGTGCGAAGTGTTTTTCGTGGAAGCCCTTACGAAATCAAGGGAGTTGACCTCAACACTCCGGTGCTGAGCCTGTTGGTACTTGATGATGGTTCATACAACTGGGACATAGTGCTGCCTGATGAAGCAATTGCTGAACCGGATTCAGAAATGCTTTCTGAGGACCCGCTAGTGATTGATATTAATGAATTAACGCTGAATAGCGGCAGGGTTCTTTATAACGACAGGCAAATGAATTTCCTTATGCTGCTCGAAGGCCTGGATGGAAGCATAAGCGGAAACCTTTCCACCGGGCTTTCAGATATTCACTCAGAGGTCACAGCAAGTGATCTGATCATGATTTATGAGGATGTCACTTACATGAGCAATGTAAAGGTCAATTACAAAGGCCTCTTTGCTGTGGACATGGATAAAGAATATTATACAATGCGCGACACCAGGTTATCTCTGAACGACCTGGGTATAGACATAGAGGGCGGTTTTGGTTTCGTAGACGACGACATAACGATGGACATCAACTTTCAGTCAGCCGATAAAAACTTCAGGAGCCTTTTGTCGCTGGTTCCTGCTATATATGCAAGGGACTTTGAAAAGATAAAGGCTGATGGTCAATTCTCGCTCAATGGCCATGTAAAAGGCTTATACGGAGATAATTCCATGCCGGGCTTCGGTCTGAACCTTGATGTGGATGGGGCAAATTTCAGCTATCCGGATTTACCTGAGAATGTAAGGGATATTTATCTCATCACCCGTATTGACAACAAAACCGGCGATATGGACGACACAAAGATTGAAGTTGACCGCTTCGATTTCACCCTGGCCGGCAACCCGGTAAAGAGCAGGTTTTCTTTGAAAACGCCTGTCAGCGATCCGGAAATGGATATGACCATGATAGGCAAAATTGATCTTGCGAGCCTTTCGAAGGTTGTGCCGCTTGGCCAGGATGAATCGCTACAAGGACTACTCGATTTCGATGCCAGTTTTGCTGGTAAGATGTCTGATATTGAAAATGCACGCTATAACAATGTTACAGCAAATGGATTTTTGGTTCTGAGCGACTTGATCTACCGATCCACGGCTATCAATCTGCCTCTTGCAATTCACCGAGCAAGAATGGATTTCACACCGGCATTTATTAGCCTTGTCAACATGGATATTACCATTGGTAAAAGCAATATGGAAACCTCGGGTAGAATTGTAAACTATCTGTCTTATTATCTGGGCGAGGGTTATCTGAAAGGAAATATTAACCTGAATTCAGAAACACTTGACCTGAACGAACTGATAGCAGCAATGCCTGAAGAAACTGAATTGCCCGCAGATACTTTGGAAGCTGCCTACCAGATACCTGACCTTCCCGAACGCATTGATTTCACGATGAATGCCAGGGCAAAAAAAATATACTATGAGGCTTATGAACTCAGCAATGCCGTTGCAAACATTACTTATAAGGACCAGGTAATCCGGTTTAGTCCGCTTGTTGCCGATATGCTGGCCGGAAATATTGAGATAAGAGGTGTGTTTGATGCCACTGATAAAACCTCAGGCTTCTTTGATATGGACTTCAAGATTACCAAATTCGATATCCCAATGGCATATCAAAGTATCGGCATGTTAAAACTGATTGCCCCGGTAGCAGAAAAGGCAAGTGGTACTCTTTCAACAGGGTTGAAGCTGCGTGGCAGATTAGATCAGGACTTCAATCCTAAGTATGAAACTTTCCTTGGTTCCGGAAATTTGCAAACTTCCCAACTGAGGATTGACTCTGTTGAGGTAATGAACCAAATTGCAACGCTACTTGGAAATCCTGACTATAAAAGAATGGTTACTGATGGATTGAGTTTTGCATTCGACATATTGAAGGGCAGTTTCTTCCAGAAACCTTTTACAATAAATTATGGAGGAACAAGCACTATCATTGGCGGATCTGTTGGGTTCGACCAGCAAATTAATTATGACCTGGTCTTTCAGATTCCTTACGATAAGTTTGGAACCAGCGCTAACCAGGCAATCAGCAGCATTTCAGATGCTGCTGCAAAAAAAGGAATAAACATTTCACCCGGAAGTCATCTGAATGTCAACGCAAAGCTTACCGGTTCTGTTACAAGCCCTAAAATTGGACTTGACTACAAGAGTGCAGCAAGCAATATCAAAACAGAGATTGAAGGCGCTGTGATGCAGGAATTGGAGAAGCAAAAAGAAGAGGTGATGAAAAAAGTGAGTGAGGAAGCTGATAAAATCCTAAATGAGGCCCAACGACAAGGCGATGAACTGATTAGCAAGGCTCAGGTTGCTGCCGACAGAATCCGCTCAGAGGCTACTTCTGCAGCTGAAACAATAATAAGCGAGGCCGGAATCCAGGCAAAACGAATAGAGGATGAAGGTAAAAGCCGGGGTATGATAGCAGAACTGGCTGCCAAAGAAACTGCCAAACGGGTCAGGACGGAAGGAGACAATTCAGCTCAGAATGTTATAAAAGAGGCAGATAAAAGGGCCGCTGATGTGATGACTGAAGCACAGTCGCAGGCAGATGAGATTATGCGTAGGGCGCGGGAGCAAGTGGATACGCTTTAG